ATTTCATTGACTCAAAATATTCTTGCAAATTAGGATTAACCATTGGTATTAGGACATGAAGGGCCCTAATAACTATAGAAGGGATCAAAAGTATAGTTGAAATTCATCTCGCTCTGTCAGTGAATAACGATCATGGGCATAGTCTTTCCAATTGGAGATAGATTCACAATTAAAGGAATTTTCTTTTTGACAGATACCACAATTAAAGTTCATCATTCAAAGAAAATTTCATACTTGTCTCATACAAAAAGATTATTTCTTGTTGTTGATTCTAGTATGAGTTACGGTATTGATATCGATTCGATAGTAAATAGTTTGAATTATTATGTTATCTTCAAATAGAGTTGCATTTCAACTTTAATGAATGAAAGTACATTCATGGATCTTCCCTATCTATAAAAAAATATAATTACTTTATAGTTGGCCATGTGTTTCAGAAACTAAGTTAACAATGTCTCTTCCAGGATTTAACAATATCTCCTTACATTCGACTGGTAAATCCTTGGCTAAAATCTTTTCTTTGTATTTATTGTAAGCATGAACTACCTCATCTTTTTTCATTCTATAGAGTAATTGTTCAGTTGTAATAACTTCTCTAGCTTCATTAATGATCTCATCGCCTTCTTCCATGGACATAATACCTTCTGAAATTAAATCTTCTATTCCAAATATTAGTTCCATCCTGTCAATTGAAATCCGGGCATCAAATTGACCTGCTTGTATCAATTTTCTAACACTATTTGGAGTAAAGTCTGTAACTTTGCCAAATGTTGCCTCAGGAGTTTCAAGCCTATCAATTCTCCATACCTTGGATATTCTAGGTTTTCCCAAAAAGAGATCTCTGTTAGTTGTGAATTTGTATTCACCTATTCGTGCAATCGTTTTTGCTTTTTTGTTTAAGATCTCATCAATTTCGGTAGAGAGACCTTTGGACCTTGCAAGGTTTATAAGATCTCGTGTCATGTTGACAAAGTCTGTAAAAGCATATGCTACCTGCTCATCATATGCAGTTCTATCGTGGAAGAAAATATCGTTCTCCCTATCATCTACTAGATCCTTGTCTGTGGGAATATCTCTAGGTGTAAGAGGATGCAAGTTGACTATAAATACTTCGAGTTCTGGAATGCGGGCTATCAAGGCGGTGCAGCTCTCCTTGGCTTCTATCTTATTTTGATTAATTTTTGTATATTCCATCCAATAATTTCGATGTGCTGATAAAAGTTCTCTTAATGGAGTGTTACTAAGATAACCCCCATCCCAAAGTTGTCGTGTAGTTCCAGTATGAGAATCTTCAATATGAGAATGATTCATGGCGTATTTACCCAGAGCACTGGCTAGTACCTGATCTACTCCTATACCGTCATAGAAAATCAAGTGTCTATTCTCAGAGTTTCCGTATTCAGAATACCATCTACCTTTTTTGATATTCTTGCTACTATTTTCATTATTGTCTAATTCGGAGTCATAACCAAGAGTACTATTATCTATACCTTTATCATCCAATCTATGATCATTTTTTTCAGGTGCATCATGTAATTTCTCATAGCTATCGAACACTACAGTAGAACTAAAATCTTGAATATCAACGCTAGTAAGTAATAGTCTTGGTTGTCCATCTTCTAATCGAGTCTTTATAGGAAAATCTACAAACTTTGATAAGTAATCTTTTAATGGGGTAAAATCATATTTCCACCATGGTAAGAAATCGGTAAACGGATTTAGAAATTTTGAACCTAAATGAGGAATAGATTTAAACATATTTGGAACTCCACGCGGACTAAAAGCAAATTCAAAAATGGACCAAAACCTTCTAGCATTTTCTGCATCAGCCAAATCCTGATTGAGTATTTTCATATTATCCCAGTAGATTCGAACTAATGAATTCCTGTGAAATAAGCTGTCTGCTATTGATGAACACATAAGTCCTTCCCAAAATTCTAAAAGTTTCTCATCTGAGCCATCCCAACTATTATTTTCTAGATAGTGCCCAATCAAAACAGTTGAGTTTATCGCACCTATCGAAGTGCCTGCTACTATATCAAACAATCTTCCATCCAAGCTTTCCTTTCTCGCTTTCCTATAGATTTGTTGATAAGTACCCGCTTCATAAGCGCCTAATGCTCCTCCACCCTGAAAAACAAGAGCTCTCTGAAAATAATTATCTCCACCTATGGACATTTAAGATATTCTCCAAACCTTTTTTTGTTGAATATTAGTACTCCAAATTCCAGCTTATTCATAGAATAGGTATCCATGTATTCAAATTTAATCTTTTGAATAGATTTATTATCAATGATTAATTTGAGATAGAGAAAAGAAAATAATTTTCTATAACGGTTTGCGTAAACATGATTCAAGATTGAATACATTATCTATTAATAGTAACGCATCACTATATAGCAACATGGTAGATACGACTGAACAAATCACTTTTTCAAAAAAATAAAGCTAATGGAATTAATGTAAGGTATTTTAGAAAAAGCTCAACAGAATAGAGAATATGGAGAAAAAACCAGATATTCCTATGTTGGCAACGGGCGGGGATGTAGCTAGAGGCAATTATACTGCAATAACACTTCAATTAGTTGCAAACAGCGTTACAGGCATAACGTTACCAAATATAGTTCATGTTAACACCCCTTGAGGAGACCCAAACTTTCATATCAAACAAATACATTAATTTTTTAAATAATATTATTTTTTAGACTTGGATCGTTTTGTGTATTAGCAACAGCTTCCATCGGTGGTAATTAAGTTCCTAGTAGCAATTGGATTTATATTATTACAGTTTACTGATAAATTAGAGTTTTTAACACACACCTATGCTCCCGCTCATGTTTGTGTGTCATCTTTCATTAACAATACTTAGAATATTGCCATCGGGATCTCTAAACCAGGCAAGCTTCATCTTACCATCAATATGAATATCCCCTTCTATTGTTACGTTCTGGCGGCTATAGTGTTCGAAGGTGACATTCTTTGATTTCAGTGTTGGTACAATATCTTCTATATTCTCACCTACATACCAAGTTACTGCTGTAGCCTGATTGGTTCCAGCATATTGTGACTGATAAATGAGGAGGTCAGTAGTACCGCTCCTGAGCAATATCGAGCTCAATCCTTCGGCCCCAACCTGTTTCAGACCCAGTATTTCTTCATAAAATTTTTTGGCTATACTCAGATCCTTAGCAGCAATATTTACTGTAAGGTTTTTGTCTCCCAACATTTCGATGCATTAAATGCTATGATATATTAAATAATCATTGCGGGCAATACACTCCATAATTCAAAAGATTAGCAAATTTTGATTGCCTAGGAACAACGAAATTGTTGATTAAGATCATGTAAAGCATTTCCGATTCTACATTTTTGCCTAGATGTAAGTCAAACGATAATTTATCGATTAAACTAGTAATCCCTAGTCTCGTTTTTATATAGTATCTTCGAGCTTTGAATTCAATAAATGAGACACATCACGTGAATATGTACTTTTTAAATATGATAATTAACAATAATACATCTAAATGCTATTTGATAAAATAACAAATGATAGAAGGAAAGTTCTATCTTTTTCTACCATAGTTGTAGCATTGTCTTTAGGTTTCTATCTAGTACCGAATACAATTGATACGATGGTTACGAGCGGTCAGATCTTTGTTAGCGCTTTTGCTCAACAAGTATCGCCAGATATGCCTAATACTGATGACAGTTTTACAAATGTAGATATAAATAATAATACTCTATCGTCAAGTAATAGTTCGGGTCAACCTGCAGAAGAGGATTTAATTAAACTGTACGATAAGGTGGATCAGTCTGTAGTTCAAGTGACACAAAAATCAGATATACCGGGCAAGTCTAGGCTTGGTTCGGGTTTTGTATATGATAAGGAAGGACACATAGTTACCAATTACCACGTCGTGGCGGGAGACAATATTAGTAAAGAGTTTGACATAACGTTGACTGATGGTTCCACATATAAAGCAAAAGTTGTAGGTACGGACCCTTACTCCGAGATAGCTGTTTTAAAGATCCCAGTAGAAAATAATACCCAAGTGAGTGAGAAGCTAGTACCATTACAGGTAGGAAACTTTTCTGATGTTAGTGTAGGACAAAGGGTAGCCGCTGTTGGTAATCCATTTGGATTGTCAGCATCTATTACTGAAGGAATTGTAAGTGGCTTGGGAAGACTACTTCCTGCTTTATCTCCTGAAATGGATCAAATACCCCTAGTTGAAGATTCACCTGCTTTTTCAATTCCAAATATTATACAAACAGATGCTGCAATAAACCCTGGAAATTCCGGTGGACCGCTACTAAATATGAATGGTGAAGTAATAGGAATCAATACAGCTATATTCTCTGCTACAGGTGTGTACTCTGGAGTAGGTTTTGCAATTCCTTCTTACCTAATACAGAAGGTAGTACCATCCCTTATTACTACAGGGGAATATCAACACCCCTATTTAGGGATATCGGGAACAGACATTGATGCAGACATTGCGGAAATAATGGACCTTAAGAATACTACCGGGTTTCTCGTTATACAGGTTACCGCTGGTAGTCCTGCGGATAAGGCCAGCATACATGGAGGATCGATATTAACAAAAATAGACGGAAGAGATGTAGAGCTTGGAGGAGATGTAATAGTAGGAATTGATGACAAGCCTATTAGAAAAATAGATGATCTACTTTCTTATCTAGATAAAGAAAAGAAGGTTGGAGAAAATGTCACTCTTTCAATTGTAAGAAACGGGCAAATAGAAGAAAAAGTTTTAACCTTGGCAGATAGACCTGCATCTACAGTTTTAGGCAGCGAACTTGTACAAGAAACACAAGAGGATAGACCAGCCCTTGGTATTAATGGTATTAACGTTACACCTGAAGTAGCCTTACAGATGAACGTACCTTCTAATATTACTAATGGAGGTAAAGGATTCTTAGTAATTGACGTCCTTAGGAATAGTTCAGCAGAGAGCGCGGGGGTTAGGGGAGGATATATCGCCTCAAATATTGATGGCAACCAAGTAGAGCTTGGAGGAGACATAATAATTGGAATTGATAATACCACTGTAGGATCGGTAGATGATATTAAAAAAGCACTTTCTACAAAACAGATAGGAGATAGTGCACAACTCACTATTTATCGAGATAACAGTACACTAAATGTTCCGGTAGTATTAAAGAAGGAATCACATCAGGATTTGGTAAAAAATACCACGCCTCTACTCCCTCCTTATACTTTACCACAGAATCCTGGAGATTCTTCTCCATTACAACCTTTCAATCCATTTAATGATTTTGGTGATGAGGGCATCTATAATCAATGTGTCGAGATAATGGGCAAGAATAATTGTGACAGATTATTTGGGAGGTAAGAAACAAAGTATTATTTTTTAGTCCCACAATTTTGCTTTGACAATTAGTCAATATCTTATAGTTGGCTAACAGTATTTTTACTATTTTTTTATTTTTCTTTAATACTTTTCTTAATAGTATTCTAAATCTTTTTTATATATAATCAATCTTCTCAAATATTTTGTTTCTTTTTGCACTAACCAATCATTCAATGACTACTTATAAGTAACAATTCTCAGTCATAGGGATAAAGTTTCCTGCGATAATTGGGGTTCTAATATTACAAATAGTAATCAGAGTTGTAAATTATATACTATTCTGCATGAAAATAATCATTGTTTGAAATCTTGAATTTAAT
This Candidatus Nitrosocosmicus oleophilus DNA region includes the following protein-coding sequences:
- a CDS encoding patatin-like phospholipase family protein; translated protein: MSIGGDNYFQRALVFQGGGALGAYEAGTYQQIYRKARKESLDGRLFDIVAGTSIGAINSTVLIGHYLENNSWDGSDEKLLEFWEGLMCSSIADSLFHRNSLVRIYWDNMKILNQDLADAENARRFWSIFEFAFSPRGVPNMFKSIPHLGSKFLNPFTDFLPWWKYDFTPLKDYLSKFVDFPIKTRLEDGQPRLLLTSVDIQDFSSTVVFDSYEKLHDAPEKNDHRLDDKGIDNSTLGYDSELDNNENSSKNIKKGRWYSEYGNSENRHLIFYDGIGVDQVLASALGKYAMNHSHIEDSHTGTTRQLWDGGYLSNTPLRELLSAHRNYWMEYTKINQNKIEAKESCTALIARIPELEVFIVNLHPLTPRDIPTDKDLVDDRENDIFFHDRTAYDEQVAYAFTDFVNMTRDLINLARSKGLSTEIDEILNKKAKTIARIGEYKFTTNRDLFLGKPRISKVWRIDRLETPEATFGKVTDFTPNSVRKLIQAGQFDARISIDRMELIFGIEDLISEGIMSMEEGDEIINEAREVITTEQLLYRMKKDEVVHAYNKYKEKILAKDLPVECKEILLNPGRDIVNLVSETHGQL
- a CDS encoding VOC family protein; the protein is MLGDKNLTVNIAAKDLSIAKKFYEEILGLKQVGAEGLSSILLRSGTTDLLIYQSQYAGTNQATAVTWYVGENIEDIVPTLKSKNVTFEHYSRQNVTIEGDIHIDGKMKLAWFRDPDGNILSIVNER
- a CDS encoding trypsin-like peptidase domain-containing protein — encoded protein: MLFDKITNDRRKVLSFSTIVVALSLGFYLVPNTIDTMVTSGQIFVSAFAQQVSPDMPNTDDSFTNVDINNNTLSSSNSSGQPAEEDLIKLYDKVDQSVVQVTQKSDIPGKSRLGSGFVYDKEGHIVTNYHVVAGDNISKEFDITLTDGSTYKAKVVGTDPYSEIAVLKIPVENNTQVSEKLVPLQVGNFSDVSVGQRVAAVGNPFGLSASITEGIVSGLGRLLPALSPEMDQIPLVEDSPAFSIPNIIQTDAAINPGNSGGPLLNMNGEVIGINTAIFSATGVYSGVGFAIPSYLIQKVVPSLITTGEYQHPYLGISGTDIDADIAEIMDLKNTTGFLVIQVTAGSPADKASIHGGSILTKIDGRDVELGGDVIVGIDDKPIRKIDDLLSYLDKEKKVGENVTLSIVRNGQIEEKVLTLADRPASTVLGSELVQETQEDRPALGINGINVTPEVALQMNVPSNITNGGKGFLVIDVLRNSSAESAGVRGGYIASNIDGNQVELGGDIIIGIDNTTVGSVDDIKKALSTKQIGDSAQLTIYRDNSTLNVPVVLKKESHQDLVKNTTPLLPPYTLPQNPGDSSPLQPFNPFNDFGDEGIYNQCVEIMGKNNCDRLFGR